One genomic window of Conexivisphaerales archaeon includes the following:
- a CDS encoding extracellular solute-binding protein: protein MKRSLRGISRIAAVGLVVLVLVVAGSAYYLYYTQQGKAPQQTALSGTLNVAAFSGYDDAALNQIAKDFMAKYPNVTVNILGVPYGQAITKYLSVFQNNLTTYDIVAVGSVGFMGSLNPYLLDLRPYLNNTAYFPASYNMSDVLPSLISLYGYKGAVLGLPQAGGAMLFYYRPSFFNNATIQQLFQQQFGYQLQVPTTLSQVADIAKFAKTNGLYKYGIILMSGSDDDDASQTYLAIMSGLRVSASSQYGAVTAPYGVLFDSNGRLLLNSSIGVQALTTYVQLIKYSEAPLSASYSTTPGYFAAGDAPMMIWWNPAVFYLNNPNKSTIVGDWMVAPRMPGGYSVLGGTGLAIAKNTQNKQLALTFLAFATSPNESVYFNKLDSLMPFRYSVFNHVVSSNPAISAQINNVASTMTYSVEGSANIPTWPQISTIFRTTIPSIYNGAMTPQQAANAMAQQIASISPQT from the coding sequence ATGAAACGAAGTTTAAGAGGTATATCGAGGATTGCCGCTGTTGGTCTCGTTGTTCTTGTGCTGGTCGTTGCAGGGTCAGCCTATTACCTGTATTACACGCAGCAGGGAAAGGCGCCACAGCAGACAGCTCTGTCAGGTACACTTAACGTTGCTGCATTCTCAGGGTATGACGATGCAGCGCTAAACCAGATAGCCAAGGATTTCATGGCAAAATATCCGAATGTAACGGTTAACATACTAGGTGTACCATACGGCCAGGCTATAACAAAGTATCTCTCTGTCTTTCAAAACAATCTAACCACATATGACATAGTAGCTGTTGGAAGTGTAGGGTTCATGGGCTCCCTTAACCCATATCTTCTGGACCTCAGGCCATACCTGAACAACACAGCATACTTCCCGGCATCGTACAACATGTCAGATGTACTGCCATCTTTGATAAGTCTATACGGCTACAAGGGGGCAGTTCTGGGCCTGCCTCAGGCAGGAGGAGCTATGCTCTTTTACTACAGGCCAAGTTTCTTCAACAACGCCACAATCCAGCAGCTCTTCCAGCAGCAGTTTGGCTACCAGCTGCAGGTACCAACAACACTTTCGCAGGTTGCAGATATAGCGAAGTTTGCGAAGACAAACGGCCTCTACAAGTATGGTATAATACTGATGAGCGGTTCTGATGACGACGATGCATCCCAGACGTACCTTGCGATAATGTCAGGACTCAGAGTGAGCGCTTCATCCCAGTACGGTGCTGTTACTGCACCTTACGGTGTATTGTTCGACAGCAACGGCAGGCTTCTTCTGAACAGCTCTATTGGTGTGCAGGCTCTTACAACCTACGTCCAGCTGATTAAGTACAGTGAGGCACCTCTCAGTGCCAGCTATTCAACCACCCCAGGCTACTTCGCTGCAGGGGATGCGCCTATGATGATTTGGTGGAACCCTGCTGTCTTCTATCTGAACAACCCCAACAAGAGCACAATAGTTGGCGACTGGATGGTTGCACCAAGGATGCCAGGAGGCTACAGTGTGCTCGGAGGGACAGGCTTGGCAATAGCCAAGAACACACAGAACAAGCAGCTGGCTCTTACATTCCTCGCATTTGCCACAAGCCCGAACGAATCGGTCTACTTCAACAAACTTGACAGCCTGATGCCATTCAGGTACAGCGTATTCAACCATGTTGTAAGTTCAAACCCAGCAATAAGCGCTCAGATCAACAACGTTGCAAGCACAATGACTTACAGCGTTGAGGGCTCAGCAAACATACCAACTTGGCCTCAGATAAGCACAATCTTCAGAACAACCATTCCCTCAATATACAACGGAGCCATGACCCCTCAGCAGGCAGCAAACGCAATGGCACAGCAGATAGCGAGCATTTCTCCACAGACATGA
- a CDS encoding FAD-dependent oxidoreductase, producing the protein MSNTADYDVIIVGAGITGLMIAYHLLSKGLRIAVVEKEDFAGRGVTSRQSEVIHVIQLPFSSLKSKLARKGNKMYDNICKELSVELRRTKAILVVESNLKLLLLFVGYLYLRAELGKDFRVEIRRSKGLKEVEPLISDRVKAGIVVDGYGILDSASLVRNMVEHLKEKGVTFYFNCLATGGGLDADQERTLHVDTTLGRFRSRAVVIAAGLYSDEVAARFGIDVEKVTPGKGVIAEFAGLDVRNIIAPFSLIQRGRTKGGGIIPTVRGTCTFGPTLRIAKSKEDYEVDSEDIDQLIKKFSWLLSREGKLIKAFAGIRPLSPSEDFIIHFPAKYEGRVAVQNGIESPGLTAAPAIAEMVCSRLKHG; encoded by the coding sequence ATGAGTAACACTGCTGACTATGACGTCATAATCGTTGGTGCTGGCATAACGGGATTGATGATAGCTTATCATTTGCTTTCCAAAGGTTTGAGGATTGCTGTAGTGGAAAAGGAAGACTTTGCTGGAAGAGGTGTAACAAGCAGGCAGTCTGAAGTTATTCATGTTATTCAGCTTCCTTTCAGCTCCCTGAAGAGCAAGCTGGCAAGGAAAGGGAACAAGATGTATGACAACATCTGCAAGGAGCTTTCAGTAGAGCTGAGAAGAACAAAAGCAATACTTGTAGTAGAAAGCAACTTAAAACTGCTCTTGCTCTTTGTTGGCTATCTTTACCTGAGAGCTGAGCTGGGGAAAGACTTCAGGGTTGAAATCAGGCGAAGTAAGGGATTGAAGGAGGTAGAACCTCTCATCTCAGATAGAGTCAAAGCAGGGATAGTAGTTGATGGGTATGGAATTCTGGACTCAGCTTCTCTGGTAAGAAATATGGTGGAGCATCTGAAAGAGAAGGGAGTGACTTTTTATTTCAATTGCCTAGCAACCGGTGGAGGACTGGATGCAGATCAAGAAAGAACGCTTCATGTTGATACCACTCTGGGCAGATTCAGAAGCAGAGCTGTTGTGATAGCTGCCGGGCTCTATTCTGATGAAGTTGCTGCCAGGTTTGGAATAGATGTGGAGAAAGTAACTCCTGGAAAGGGAGTCATTGCAGAATTTGCCGGGCTCGATGTAAGAAATATTATTGCTCCTTTCAGCCTTATTCAGAGAGGAAGGACAAAAGGAGGAGGTATAATCCCTACAGTAAGAGGTACATGCACTTTCGGCCCCACTCTGAGAATTGCAAAGAGTAAGGAAGACTATGAAGTTGATAGTGAAGACATAGACCAGCTGATCAAGAAATTTTCCTGGCTTCTGAGCAGAGAGGGAAAGCTGATTAAAGCTTTTGCAGGGATAAGGCCTCTTTCTCCGTCTGAAGATTTCATCATACATTTTCCAGCAAAGTATGAAGGAAGAGTTGCTGTGCAGAACGGTATAGAATCTCCAGGCCTTACAGCAGCTCCAGCTATTGCAGAGATGGTTTGCAGCAGGCTCAAACATGGGTAG
- a CDS encoding FGGY-family carbohydrate kinase, with protein sequence MQQAQTWVDRIKTPMRILLQEQRRLLCMYACIDVGTSSCKLAIYDESMKRTYEENVQLSLAEDGMQDASSILQCVKGFLARARDKGAKSAGIACYRSSLVSWDRDGRPLSKVITWLSHSTEDRYKQLSLQAKMLSRFSPFNLVISPNSPALRYLVARDSARSSGKEFMVWTLDSFLAYNLVRKFVSDATNAALTGLIDPATFKPIKPVISLLGIDEDFPSIIDNTEPLGSYEGVEINSIIADQQAACIAEAATVPGVCKVTNGTGTFVDIPIEKYRRVDGLIPIVILRHKNKAIYGAEGYLPTSGSAIQLLFRLGILHNCSELETISSSKLFFIPSLAGLQLPSIPRAKGLIAGLDLNTERTAIVQALLKSIAFHVRMVIEDSGERVGVIRADGKLSLSNRLLSLISSATNLAVERQRDVEATQKGLALLQMLSNNKIGIGDIESQRKEVDVIKGEVEPGIEEEYLQWKEKLRLLRS encoded by the coding sequence TTGCAGCAGGCTCAAACATGGGTAGATAGAATAAAAACACCCATGAGAATACTTCTGCAGGAGCAAAGAAGGTTGTTATGCATGTATGCATGCATAGATGTTGGCACAAGCAGCTGCAAGCTTGCGATTTATGACGAAAGCATGAAGAGGACATATGAGGAGAATGTGCAACTATCTCTGGCAGAGGATGGTATGCAAGATGCTTCTTCCATCCTTCAGTGCGTCAAAGGGTTTCTAGCTAGGGCCAGAGATAAAGGGGCGAAGAGCGCAGGGATAGCCTGTTACAGGTCTTCTCTTGTCTCTTGGGATAGAGATGGCAGGCCGCTTTCAAAAGTGATTACTTGGTTAAGTCATTCGACAGAAGATAGATACAAACAGCTTTCGCTACAGGCGAAGATGCTGAGCAGGTTCAGCCCTTTTAACCTCGTTATCTCTCCCAACTCTCCTGCACTGAGGTATCTGGTTGCTAGAGATTCTGCAAGATCCTCAGGCAAGGAATTTATGGTCTGGACTCTTGATTCATTTCTGGCCTACAATTTGGTAAGGAAATTTGTCAGCGACGCTACAAATGCAGCGCTGACAGGGTTGATAGACCCTGCAACGTTCAAACCGATTAAGCCTGTAATTTCGCTGTTGGGGATAGATGAAGATTTTCCTAGCATTATTGACAACACTGAACCACTTGGAAGCTATGAAGGGGTTGAGATAAACTCCATCATCGCTGACCAGCAGGCAGCATGCATAGCTGAGGCGGCTACTGTGCCAGGAGTTTGCAAAGTAACAAACGGAACAGGCACCTTTGTTGACATTCCTATTGAAAAGTACAGAAGGGTAGACGGACTGATACCTATAGTTATACTGAGACATAAGAATAAAGCAATATATGGCGCTGAAGGTTACCTTCCCACATCTGGCTCTGCGATTCAGCTTCTCTTCAGACTCGGAATCTTGCACAACTGTTCTGAACTAGAGACAATCTCAAGCAGCAAATTATTCTTCATCCCATCTCTAGCAGGTCTGCAGCTGCCAAGCATACCTAGGGCAAAGGGTCTTATTGCAGGTCTAGACCTTAACACAGAAAGGACTGCGATAGTTCAGGCGCTTCTGAAATCAATCGCCTTTCATGTCAGGATGGTGATAGAAGATTCAGGAGAAAGGGTAGGGGTGATAAGAGCTGACGGAAAGCTGTCTTTGAGCAACAGGCTGCTCAGCCTGATCTCTTCAGCGACTAACCTAGCTGTGGAGAGGCAGAGAGATGTTGAAGCGACTCAGAAAGGCTTGGCCCTGCTTCAGATGTTGTCAAACAATAAGATAGGCATTGGTGATATAGAATCACAGAGGAAAGAAGTAGACGTAATTAAGGGCGAAGTGGAACCTGGTATTGAGGAAGAGTATCTGCAATGGAAGGAGAAGCTCAGATTGTTGAGGAGCTGA
- a CDS encoding FAD-binding oxidoreductase has translation MEGEAQIVEELKKIVQVLENKQEYEEDWWVYSRIAGKTGSCIAAVRPLNEPQVLSVLRFCYDKDIPVTCRGGGSSVTGASVPERGIVIDMSGMRRIVRLDTENSFVEVEAGIRLNELESRLNEIDYTLGQFPQSFELATVGGYISTMGTGEFSSLYGGIENSCLSLRIALPDGEVIETRYTDSPRSSAGPNLTHLFIGAEGMLGVILAAKLKIYRKERYSRKLAYTLSRFEDSGIIARELLNLDIRPALFRAYNSEESMFLFGIDKPVLLLVYNFKSEGVMNEIMNEVKSAVSKHGGREESETLVDRYLYARYRFREQLEFFSKANIVVETAEVAAVWSRLFRLYQDVASQVKKVKGVSAVGAHISHIYEQGACIYFTVLFEPSRETYGLIWEAVDKACSNYSATVSHHHGVGILKKDMVKREMPLSLLLKIKDAIDVKGMMNPGKYLQH, from the coding sequence ATGGAAGGAGAAGCTCAGATTGTTGAGGAGCTGAAGAAGATAGTCCAAGTTTTGGAGAATAAGCAGGAGTATGAAGAAGACTGGTGGGTCTACAGCAGGATAGCTGGCAAAACCGGCAGCTGCATAGCAGCTGTAAGGCCTTTGAACGAGCCTCAGGTTTTGAGTGTGTTAAGATTCTGTTATGACAAGGATATCCCTGTCACATGCAGAGGGGGAGGAAGCTCTGTTACAGGTGCTTCAGTACCAGAGAGAGGTATAGTGATTGATATGTCTGGAATGAGAAGGATAGTCAGGCTTGATACTGAGAACAGCTTTGTGGAGGTTGAAGCTGGTATCAGACTCAATGAATTGGAGAGCAGGTTGAATGAGATAGACTACACTCTGGGTCAGTTTCCTCAGTCCTTTGAGCTTGCGACCGTAGGGGGCTACATATCGACGATGGGAACAGGTGAATTCAGCAGCCTATATGGAGGTATTGAAAACAGCTGCCTTTCTCTCAGGATTGCTTTGCCAGATGGAGAAGTGATAGAAACAAGATATACTGATTCTCCTAGGTCTTCGGCAGGTCCTAATCTGACTCACCTTTTCATAGGTGCTGAAGGAATGCTTGGAGTAATATTGGCTGCGAAGTTGAAGATATACAGAAAAGAAAGATACAGCAGGAAACTTGCCTATACTCTTTCAAGGTTTGAGGATTCGGGAATAATTGCAAGGGAGCTGTTAAATCTCGACATAAGGCCTGCGCTCTTCAGAGCGTACAACAGCGAAGAATCGATGTTTCTCTTTGGAATTGACAAACCGGTTCTGCTTTTGGTGTACAACTTCAAAAGCGAAGGAGTGATGAATGAGATAATGAATGAAGTCAAGTCAGCTGTTTCCAAGCATGGAGGAAGAGAAGAGAGCGAAACTCTAGTTGATAGGTACCTTTATGCCAGGTACAGATTCAGAGAGCAGCTCGAATTCTTTTCAAAGGCGAATATTGTTGTAGAAACGGCCGAAGTTGCAGCTGTCTGGAGCAGGCTCTTCAGGCTGTATCAGGATGTTGCTAGCCAGGTGAAGAAGGTGAAGGGAGTAAGCGCTGTAGGCGCTCACATATCACACATTTACGAGCAAGGTGCATGTATCTATTTTACTGTACTGTTTGAGCCGAGCAGAGAAACGTATGGCTTGATATGGGAAGCGGTTGACAAAGCATGCAGCAATTACTCAGCTACGGTTTCACACCACCACGGGGTAGGAATACTGAAGAAGGATATGGTGAAAAGGGAAATGCCTCTTTCATTACTGCTTAAGATAAAAGATGCAATCGATGTAAAAGGAATGATGAACCCAGGTAAGTATCTGCAGCATTAA
- a CDS encoding SCP2 sterol-binding domain-containing protein has product MVKFPSPEWVEEYARKLNENKSYKDAAQTWEGDIVFVVEKDEAFPQNSYIYLDLYHGECRKAVYADSPDKIPKAAFTYRGPYSNWRKLIDKQIDPIQGILTGKFKLEGSMMKIMRYTKAAKEMVNTATLVQTEF; this is encoded by the coding sequence ATGGTAAAGTTTCCCAGTCCAGAATGGGTGGAAGAATACGCAAGGAAATTGAACGAGAACAAGTCATACAAGGATGCAGCTCAGACTTGGGAAGGCGACATAGTGTTCGTTGTAGAGAAGGACGAAGCTTTTCCCCAGAACAGCTACATATACCTTGACCTTTACCATGGTGAATGCAGAAAAGCAGTTTACGCTGATTCACCAGACAAGATACCGAAGGCTGCATTCACATATCGAGGACCTTATTCAAACTGGAGAAAGCTGATAGACAAGCAGATAGACCCGATACAGGGCATACTGACAGGAAAGTTCAAGCTGGAAGGTTCGATGATGAAGATAATGAGGTACACAAAGGCTGCAAAAGAGATGGTTAACACTGCAACGCTGGTTCAGACAGAATTCTGA
- a CDS encoding iron-containing alcohol dehydrogenase, which yields MWFFRSPEIVYGEDSLSYLASLDMKRVAIVTDRFLKSSRVIDRVLAAIPKEVSSIVVADINPEPTFEEMTLSLPQVRDFSPDWFLAVGGGSSIDTAKLLFALYERPDISFYDITPLVKLNLRRKSRLAALPTTSGTGSECSWAAVVTEEADETGSRKARKVELASKEIMPDIAILDPILVSELPAEQTRNTATDAIVHAVEAYVSSWRNPYSDALAEKALELITPNLPKVLAEPDDIAARNDIHIGASMAGLSFSNSQIGLAHAMGHALGSLFRIPHGLCVGLFLPYVVEFNQSEVGERYSLLNRKFPEKYRKSELSLTLKSYLAEVGMPLTAREAGISRERYKEMLEELVDLASESTGVTTNARDASRDDIRRIFILAGG from the coding sequence ATGTGGTTCTTCAGGTCACCTGAGATAGTGTATGGTGAAGATTCCCTATCCTATCTGGCTTCACTCGACATGAAGAGAGTTGCGATAGTGACAGACAGATTTCTAAAGAGCAGCAGAGTAATAGATAGAGTGCTGGCTGCCATTCCAAAGGAAGTAAGCAGTATTGTTGTTGCGGATATCAACCCTGAGCCGACCTTCGAAGAGATGACCTTATCACTTCCTCAGGTAAGGGATTTCTCTCCAGACTGGTTCCTGGCTGTAGGAGGAGGTTCATCGATAGATACCGCAAAGCTGCTCTTTGCCCTTTATGAGAGGCCAGACATATCCTTCTACGATATAACACCTCTGGTAAAGCTAAACCTGAGACGCAAGAGCAGGCTTGCCGCTCTGCCCACAACAAGCGGTACAGGCTCAGAATGCAGCTGGGCAGCTGTTGTCACAGAGGAGGCTGATGAAACGGGGAGCAGAAAGGCAAGAAAGGTGGAGCTTGCATCAAAGGAGATAATGCCAGATATAGCTATACTCGACCCTATTCTGGTTTCAGAGCTGCCGGCTGAGCAGACTAGAAATACCGCGACAGATGCGATAGTCCACGCTGTAGAAGCATATGTGAGCAGCTGGAGAAATCCCTACTCTGATGCACTTGCAGAAAAGGCTCTGGAGCTGATAACACCTAATCTGCCTAAGGTTCTTGCAGAACCTGATGATATAGCAGCTAGGAACGATATTCATATCGGAGCCTCAATGGCTGGACTCTCCTTCTCCAATTCCCAGATAGGTCTGGCGCATGCGATGGGCCATGCGCTCGGCTCTCTGTTCAGGATTCCCCATGGACTATGCGTTGGGCTCTTCCTGCCATATGTGGTTGAGTTTAACCAGAGTGAAGTCGGCGAAAGGTATAGCCTTCTCAACCGGAAGTTCCCTGAAAAGTACAGAAAGAGCGAGCTTTCTCTGACTCTGAAGAGTTATCTTGCAGAGGTAGGAATGCCATTGACTGCTAGAGAAGCAGGGATCAGTAGAGAAAGATACAAGGAGATGCTGGAAGAGCTTGTCGACCTGGCAAGCGAGTCAACAGGAGTTACAACAAATGCTAGAGATGCAAGCAGAGATGACATCAGAAGGATATTTATCCTAGCAGGTGGATAA
- a CDS encoding aldehyde dehydrogenase family protein produces the protein MEPKLKKYGNLIDGRYDYEGEEEKLFSPADGSEVAIITKASYEKAKEAIDSAEDAFRNVWSKTTVEQRQKILLKLAEIVQERAEEYARLESLNTGKTLRQSTFMDIPLGIEHISYFAKMKEFRPEREIEHPEYPGTRGIVQYLPLGVVAAIAPWNVPFLMAVWKIAPALLAGNCVVLKPSHYTPLTALELAEDAIRAGLPAGVLNVVVGEADKVGNALLESQKVNHVSFTGSTKTGLDVMRKASNSLKRITLELGGKSPNIVFEDADIDRAAKGVLFGIYLNSGQLCESGSRLLVHSSIKEKLLKRMVTYLDRMKAGNPLDMETDLSAITTREQKKKIEVMVESSLSSGAKVVYTRDIDGFVPSKGLYYPPSIIGDVSKDMLAAREEIFGPVLAVMEFHTEDEAIQLANETEYGLAAGVWSSDISRAKRVAQNILAGTVWINEYHLLSAAAPRGGFKKSGLGRELGLEGVMELTQTRHLFINEGGSDLSEVAYNLVVREEG, from the coding sequence TTGGAACCAAAGTTGAAGAAGTATGGCAACCTCATAGATGGTAGGTATGATTATGAAGGAGAAGAGGAGAAGCTCTTCAGTCCTGCAGATGGGTCAGAGGTAGCTATCATAACCAAGGCAAGCTACGAAAAGGCAAAAGAAGCTATCGACTCTGCCGAAGATGCCTTCAGAAATGTATGGTCCAAGACCACTGTTGAGCAGAGGCAGAAGATACTACTCAAGCTTGCTGAAATAGTGCAGGAGAGGGCCGAAGAATATGCAAGGCTCGAATCTCTGAACACTGGCAAAACCCTCAGGCAGAGTACATTCATGGATATACCACTTGGCATAGAGCACATCTCATATTTTGCCAAGATGAAGGAGTTCAGGCCTGAAAGAGAGATAGAGCATCCGGAGTACCCTGGGACAAGAGGTATAGTTCAGTACTTGCCTCTGGGGGTTGTTGCAGCAATAGCTCCATGGAATGTACCTTTTCTTATGGCTGTCTGGAAGATAGCCCCAGCATTGCTAGCAGGAAACTGTGTTGTTCTGAAGCCCTCACACTACACCCCTCTGACTGCTCTAGAACTTGCAGAAGACGCGATAAGGGCAGGTCTGCCTGCAGGGGTTCTGAATGTTGTAGTCGGAGAAGCTGACAAGGTTGGCAATGCATTGCTGGAGAGCCAGAAGGTCAACCACGTGAGCTTCACTGGATCGACAAAGACAGGGTTAGATGTGATGAGAAAGGCATCGAACAGCCTAAAGAGAATAACCCTGGAGCTTGGAGGCAAGTCGCCTAACATAGTGTTTGAGGATGCAGATATTGACAGAGCAGCAAAAGGTGTTCTCTTCGGAATATACCTCAACTCAGGTCAGCTGTGTGAATCTGGGAGCAGACTTCTGGTTCATTCGAGCATCAAGGAGAAGCTGCTGAAGAGAATGGTAACGTACCTGGACAGGATGAAGGCTGGTAATCCCCTCGATATGGAGACTGACCTGAGCGCAATAACCACAAGGGAGCAGAAGAAGAAGATAGAAGTTATGGTGGAATCAAGTCTGAGCAGCGGTGCCAAGGTTGTTTACACAAGGGATATAGATGGATTTGTTCCGAGCAAGGGATTGTATTATCCACCAAGCATAATAGGCGATGTAAGCAAGGATATGCTGGCTGCGAGAGAAGAGATCTTCGGTCCCGTGCTCGCAGTTATGGAATTCCACACAGAAGATGAGGCAATACAGCTTGCGAACGAAACAGAATATGGTCTGGCAGCCGGAGTCTGGTCGTCCGACATAAGCAGGGCAAAAAGGGTAGCCCAGAACATTCTTGCGGGGACTGTCTGGATAAATGAGTATCACCTGTTGAGTGCTGCTGCACCCAGAGGAGGGTTCAAGAAGAGTGGGTTAGGAAGAGAGCTGGGCCTTGAGGGAGTTATGGAACTGACACAGACCAGGCACCTCTTCATAAACGAAGGGGGAAGTGACCTTAGTGAGGTTGCCTATAACCTGGTTGTTAGAGAAGAAGGATGA
- a CDS encoding class I SAM-dependent methyltransferase, with protein MHRDHFDSEFARILLSDERRRWQDPDRIISQLRIEKDFQICDLGCGPGFFTLAFARKVGSKGKVFAVDSSPKMLEVLRAELIKNRIRNVELICSDVTSTGLPGNSMDIAFFANVLHDIDDKPAFLAEVRRICKKEAQVVNIDWKKDQQSNHGPPDHMRLDEEEALKIFEKEGFRLERTIDGGSYHYGLLFRVE; from the coding sequence ATGCACAGAGACCATTTCGATTCTGAATTTGCACGTATACTTCTTTCAGATGAAAGAAGAAGATGGCAAGACCCTGACAGAATCATCTCCCAGCTCAGAATAGAAAAGGATTTCCAGATATGCGATTTAGGCTGCGGACCAGGCTTTTTCACCTTAGCCTTTGCAAGAAAGGTAGGCAGCAAGGGGAAGGTATTTGCAGTAGATTCCAGCCCAAAGATGCTTGAGGTTCTCAGGGCTGAGCTGATTAAGAATAGGATAAGGAATGTTGAACTTATCTGCTCAGATGTGACCTCTACAGGCCTTCCTGGCAACTCGATGGATATAGCGTTCTTTGCCAACGTGCTGCATGACATAGATGATAAACCTGCATTTCTGGCAGAGGTCAGGAGAATATGCAAGAAGGAAGCTCAGGTGGTGAACATAGACTGGAAGAAGGACCAGCAGAGTAATCACGGTCCGCCTGACCATATGAGGCTGGACGAAGAAGAAGCCTTGAAGATATTCGAGAAAGAGGGTTTCAGGCTGGAAAGAACGATAGATGGAGGATCATATCACTACGGCCTACTGTTCAGGGTTGAATAA
- a CDS encoding LLM class flavin-dependent oxidoreductase produces the protein MKPESIGIHIRYPEPFSLDSLIQIISKVDELGFDCIYVADQLASYLEPMEFLSFIAGRTERARQGTCIYLLPLRSPFHVAKQVASIQRVSGRRFTLGVGVGWRKGEYDVLGVNWEARGRMADEALQILNLAWQKDVFSFKGDFFSAEMLDLNCRLEERPEVLIGGNSIKAMRRAANYGDGWIPTDFSVEDYRSSLPILQKELAKAGRDASSLKIASHLLLSLGRDRSSAERIAAQVAKDFGVEVEDMRGWSLVGSPSEIAERLALYSSLGVSYHVLALPPSIGLDALEESLVLLAKEMLPSV, from the coding sequence ATGAAGCCTGAATCGATAGGGATCCACATAAGGTATCCTGAGCCTTTTTCACTTGATAGTTTAATTCAGATTATATCGAAGGTGGATGAGCTGGGGTTTGACTGCATATACGTGGCAGACCAGCTTGCCTCTTACCTTGAACCGATGGAATTCCTCTCATTCATAGCCGGAAGGACAGAAAGAGCAAGGCAGGGGACATGCATTTACCTGCTGCCGTTGAGAAGCCCTTTTCACGTTGCAAAGCAGGTGGCAAGCATACAGAGGGTTTCTGGCAGGAGGTTCACACTTGGCGTAGGGGTAGGATGGAGAAAAGGAGAGTATGACGTGCTGGGGGTGAACTGGGAAGCAAGGGGAAGAATGGCTGATGAAGCTCTGCAGATACTAAACCTTGCCTGGCAGAAAGATGTATTTTCTTTCAAGGGAGATTTCTTCTCGGCTGAAATGCTCGACCTGAACTGCAGGCTGGAGGAGAGGCCTGAGGTACTCATAGGAGGTAACAGCATCAAAGCTATGAGGAGGGCGGCAAATTATGGTGACGGCTGGATACCTACAGACTTCAGCGTCGAAGATTACAGGAGCAGCCTGCCAATACTTCAGAAAGAGCTGGCAAAGGCAGGCAGGGATGCTTCGTCTCTCAAAATTGCTTCGCATCTTCTCCTCAGCCTGGGAAGAGATAGAAGTTCTGCAGAAAGAATAGCTGCCCAGGTAGCTAAAGATTTTGGGGTTGAAGTTGAAGATATGAGAGGGTGGTCACTTGTAGGAAGCCCCTCAGAGATAGCTGAAAGGCTAGCACTCTACTCATCCCTAGGAGTAAGCTATCATGTCTTGGCCCTTCCTCCCTCAATCGGCTTAGATGCTCTTGAAGAAAGCTTAGTGTTGCTGGCAAAGGAAATGCTGCCATCAGTCTAA